The following DNA comes from Ignavibacteria bacterium.
GGTATATTAAGTTGACATATTTATTTATAATATTACAGGCTCAGCAGGATGGCATTGCCAGCCTTGTTAGTTCATTACTGCCGTTTATTCTGATAATAGCGGTGTTTTATTTCCTGATCCTAAGGCCGCAGCAAAAACGCCAGAAAGAAAGAGCAAAGCTTCTTGAAGGTGTTAAAAAAGGTGATAAGATCATTACTTCAGGCGGTATCCACGGAACCGTTGAAGGCGTTGAAGATGATTCAGTACTGGTGAAAATTGCCGATAACGTAAAGGTTAAAATGGATAAAGCCGCTATTGGAACTATTGTTGGCTTAACCGACCAGGGTAAAAAATAATTTTAAATCATCCTTAATTTTGAGGAAAGCAATTGTGGCGTTTTAAATGATCGCCACATTTTATTTATGAAACTCGAGAAAGTAAAAACTCAAGGCAGCGGCAAATTTAAGTTCAGCACTATTGAATCAGCCATTGCCGATTTTAAAAAAGGCAAGTGCGTTATTGTTGTTGATGATGAGGACAGGGAAAATGAGGGAGACCTTATTTACTCCGCTGAAAAATCAACACCTGAGCTTGTTAATTTCCTTATAAAATATACTAGCGGCGTTATATGCGTGCCGGTTGAAGATGAAAGGCTTAAAGAGCTTAAGCTTGATATGATGACTGCGCATAATACTGCGCTGCATGAAACCGCATTTACAGTAAGTGTTGATTATGTTCACGGCACATCAACAGGAATTTCAGCATCAGACAGGAACAAAACCATACTTGCGCTTGTAAATAAAAAAACAAAGCCCGAAGACCTTGGCAGACCGGGACATGTTTTTCCGCTGCGGGCTTTTCCGGGAGGTGTTTTAAGGCGCGCCGGACATACTGAAGCAGCTGTAGATCTGGCTAAGCTTGCAGGACATTACCCGGCGGGAGTGCTCTGTGAGATTATTAAAAAAGACGGCGAAATGGCAAGAGTGCCCCAGCTTTTTGAGCTTGCCAAAAAGCTTAAGCTGAAAATAATTACCATTAAAGATCTTATCAACTACAGGCTTGAACGCGAAGTATTGATCGAAAAGATCGTTGATGTTAACCTTCCCACTAAACACGGGGCTTTCAGGCTGCATATGTTCAAAAACCTGATAGATAACAAGGAGCATCTTGCGCTTGTTAAAGGTGAAATTGACCCGAATAAGCCGATACTTGTTCGTGTGCATTCGGAATGTTTGACCGGCGATCTGCTTGGTTCATTAAGGTGTGATTGCCAGGACCAGCTGATAAAATCGCTGAAGATAATTGAACATGAAAAGAACGGCATTGTTCTTTACATGAGGCAGGAAGGAAGGGGCATTGGACTTGCTAACAAGCTTAAAGCATACAAGCTTCAGGATGAAGGCAAAGATACCGTTGAAGCCAATGAAGCGCTGGGGTTTAAAGCTGACCTGCGTGATTACGGAATAGGTGCGCAGATATTGCGGAACCTTGGAGTTAAAAAAATGATTTTGTTAACAAATAACCCCAAAAAGGTAGTTGGATTAAAAGGGTACGGTCTTGAGATCGTAAAGCGCATTCCCATTGAAATACCTGCTAATTCAGTAAACGAAAAATATTTAAAAACCAAAAGAGATAAACTGGGACATCTACTGTTAATCAACAAAAATCAGGAGAATTAAATTATTATGGATTCAAACAACAAAGGATTTGTATACTTAACCAAAGACAGGCTGCATGAGCTTGAAACCGAGCTTAACGATCTCAAGCTTAGGGGAAGAAAAGATATCGCCGAAAAAATTGCCGAAGCAAGAGCTCACGGCGATCTGAGCGAAAATGCCGAGTACGATGCTGCGAAGCATCAGCAGGAGCAGCTCGAAATGCGTATTGCAAAATTCGAAGAAATGCTCTCAAGGGTAAAGATCATCTCAGCTGATGAGCTTCCTAATGATAAAATTTATATTCTCCATAACGTAAAGCTGAAAGACCTTAAAACAAAGGAGGAATTCACTTACAAGCTTGTTTCCCCCGAAGAAGCTGATCTTGAACAGGATAAGATATCTGTTACTTCTCCCATTGGCAAATCTCTGCTTGGAAAAAAGAAAAATGAAGAAGTGGAAATTATTGTCCCGGCCGGAAAATTGAAATATAAAATTGTGGATTTTACTAAGTAACATAAGAATCATTCAAAATGGATAAAGATAAAAGAACTCTTTTAAAAGTCGGTATTACTATTGTGCTTTCCCTGATAATTTTATTATGGGGAATAGCTTTTTTAAAAGATCTTAAATTCGGACTCGAAACAAATGAGCTTGTTGTTTACTTCTCAGATGTTAACGGCTTAAAGGAAGGTGATCCTGTCAGCGTGAACGGCGTTACCAAAGGCAAGATCACAAAAATTGAGCTTGCTCCGGGTGATTCTGTAAAAGTCGATTTTTCTTTATCCAAAGAAGTTACTTTAAGGAAAGATTATGATGTTTCAGTGGCTATGATAGAGCTTATGAGCGGCAAACAGATCTATATAAAACCCGGTGTATCCAAAGAGGTTGCAGATATCACGAAACCTCTTGTTGGAGCTAAGACTAACGATATAGTGGGCTTAATAGGCACTATGAATGAAGTAGGTGAAGATGTAAAGCTGATTACCCGAAAGCTTGATACTGCAATGACCAAAATGACAGTTACAGTTGATAACATAAATTCCATCGTTGGCGATGACGGACTGAAATCAAATATTAAAGGCGCGGCAAGCAATTTTAACCTGGCTTCACGTAATCTTAATCTGATGCTTGCAGATACAAGGAACAGCATAAACTCGCTTACAGTTAAGCTGAACAATATTGCCACAAATGTTGATAATACCGTTACCGATACCAAGCCTGAGATCAAAGAAACCATGCAGGATGTCAGGGTCTTAACGGCAAGACTTGATTCACTTACAATTAATCTAAATAATCTTGTCCTTGGTGCGAATGATTCCAATTCAACTGTAGGCAAGCTGCTTACCGAAGATGAAATGTACGATAATATCAATAAGGCTCTGCTTAATATCAATAAGCTTGTAAAAAAGATAGAAAAAGACGGCATAAGATTAAAACTATTCTGATCGTATTAACTGATTAATATTTTTTTTTAATATCTTTGTAACTAACTCAACTTATTTCTGCAATACATGGTGAGAAAAAACCTGGGTATTCTTGTTACAACAGCGCTGATAGTATTATTCCTGTATTATGCATCCCAGTTCAATAACCCTTTAAACGGATCACAAAAGAAAATTACTGATATTAATTACCGCTCTGATGTAACAGGCACCAGCGGTATGGTGGTTTCTGCGAGTAAATATGCTTCGCAGGTTGGAATTGATATACTCAAAAACGGCGGTAATGCAGTTGATGCTGCCGTTGCAATGGGCTTTGCTTTGACTGTAACTTACCCGCAGGCAGGCAATATCGGCGGCGGGGGATTCATGGTCATTAAAACCAAAGATAAGATCACCACTATTGACTACCGCGAAAAAGCACCTGCCGGCTCAACCCGCAATATGTTCCTTGATGATAAAGGGAACTTCCTGCCTGAAAAAAGCCAGGTCGGGCATCTTTCAGCGGGAGTGCCCGGTGCAGTTGCAGGAATGCTTTATGCACTTGAAAAATACGGCTCTATGAAGCGTGAAGATGTTCTTGCTCCCTCAATAATGCTTGCCGAAGACGGATTCGAAATGGAAGACCGCCTTGCTGAATCTCTTAACTCAAACTATGATCTTTTCAGTAAATTCCCGTCTTCAAAAAAAGTGTTTACAAAAGGTGGACTCAATTTTTCTGCCGGCGAGCTTTTTATACAAAAAGATCTTGCCAATACTTTAAAGCTTATAAGTATTCACGGCAGGGATGGGTTTTACTCAGGCATTACCGCTGAGCTAATTGTGGCTGAAATGCAGCGTGGCGGTGGAATCATTACAGCCGGTGACCTGCTTGCCTACCAGCCGGTTGAAAGAGAGCCGGTTCATACAAATTATAAAGGCTATGACGTTTATTCAATGGCTCCGCCAAGCAGCGGCGGTATTGCGTTAATTCAGCTGTTGAATATGATAGAAAAAGAATCTATACCAAACAGAAATGATGTTTATTACGGTATCAAAGAACAATCAAATTATTACCATACTGTTATTGAAAGCATGAAAAGGGTATATGCCGATAGAAGCGA
Coding sequences within:
- the ggt gene encoding gamma-glutamyltransferase, with amino-acid sequence MVRKNLGILVTTALIVLFLYYASQFNNPLNGSQKKITDINYRSDVTGTSGMVVSASKYASQVGIDILKNGGNAVDAAVAMGFALTVTYPQAGNIGGGGFMVIKTKDKITTIDYREKAPAGSTRNMFLDDKGNFLPEKSQVGHLSAGVPGAVAGMLYALEKYGSMKREDVLAPSIMLAEDGFEMEDRLAESLNSNYDLFSKFPSSKKVFTKGGLNFSAGELFIQKDLANTLKLISIHGRDGFYSGITAELIVAEMQRGGGIITAGDLLAYQPVEREPVHTNYKGYDVYSMAPPSSGGIALIQLLNMIEKESIPNRNDVYYGIKEQSNYYHTVIESMKRVYADRSEHLGDPDFWKVPVNELIKKEYAKERRNDIGDNSTPANEIKPGVFVKESDQTTHYSVIDKDGNMVSVTTTLNNTYGSGVVVDGAGFLLNDEMDDFASKPGEPNMFGLIGNEANAIVPGKRMLSSMTPTIILKDGNPFLVIGSPGGGRIITSVFTSIVNIIDFKMSLDSAIDRPRFHHQWQPEYLQYEAGAIDDEVMAKLTEKGHQVKQIPDYGRVEGILIDWKNKTYYGHSDRRGYGAAIGY
- a CDS encoding MCE family protein, with protein sequence MDKDKRTLLKVGITIVLSLIILLWGIAFLKDLKFGLETNELVVYFSDVNGLKEGDPVSVNGVTKGKITKIELAPGDSVKVDFSLSKEVTLRKDYDVSVAMIELMSGKQIYIKPGVSKEVADITKPLVGAKTNDIVGLIGTMNEVGEDVKLITRKLDTAMTKMTVTVDNINSIVGDDGLKSNIKGAASNFNLASRNLNLMLADTRNSINSLTVKLNNIATNVDNTVTDTKPEIKETMQDVRVLTARLDSLTINLNNLVLGANDSNSTVGKLLTEDEMYDNINKALLNINKLVKKIEKDGIRLKLF
- a CDS encoding bifunctional 3,4-dihydroxy-2-butanone-4-phosphate synthase/GTP cyclohydrolase II, whose amino-acid sequence is MKLEKVKTQGSGKFKFSTIESAIADFKKGKCVIVVDDEDRENEGDLIYSAEKSTPELVNFLIKYTSGVICVPVEDERLKELKLDMMTAHNTALHETAFTVSVDYVHGTSTGISASDRNKTILALVNKKTKPEDLGRPGHVFPLRAFPGGVLRRAGHTEAAVDLAKLAGHYPAGVLCEIIKKDGEMARVPQLFELAKKLKLKIITIKDLINYRLEREVLIEKIVDVNLPTKHGAFRLHMFKNLIDNKEHLALVKGEIDPNKPILVRVHSECLTGDLLGSLRCDCQDQLIKSLKIIEHEKNGIVLYMRQEGRGIGLANKLKAYKLQDEGKDTVEANEALGFKADLRDYGIGAQILRNLGVKKMILLTNNPKKVVGLKGYGLEIVKRIPIEIPANSVNEKYLKTKRDKLGHLLLINKNQEN
- the greA gene encoding transcription elongation factor GreA — translated: MDSNNKGFVYLTKDRLHELETELNDLKLRGRKDIAEKIAEARAHGDLSENAEYDAAKHQQEQLEMRIAKFEEMLSRVKIISADELPNDKIYILHNVKLKDLKTKEEFTYKLVSPEEADLEQDKISVTSPIGKSLLGKKKNEEVEIIVPAGKLKYKIVDFTK
- the yajC gene encoding preprotein translocase subunit YajC, coding for MILQAQQDGIASLVSSLLPFILIIAVFYFLILRPQQKRQKERAKLLEGVKKGDKIITSGGIHGTVEGVEDDSVLVKIADNVKVKMDKAAIGTIVGLTDQGKK